GCACATCGACCGCACGGAGCTGCGCGACCTGGTCGCCGAGACGCTCGAGCGCACCCACGGCGAAGGGCCGGCCAGCCGGTATCGCATCTGGCGCGAGGCTCGCGACGACGGCAAGCCCAGCCTGGTGCTGCTCGGCGGAGCCACCGGCTCGGGCAAGACCTCGATCGCGATCGAGGTCGCGCGGCGGCTCGAGATCCCGCGCGTGATCGGCACCGACTCGATCCGCCAGATCATGCGGCTGATGTTCTCTCCCGACCTGATGCCGGAGATCCACTCCTCGACCTTCGACGCGCACCTGCGGCTCGCGCGCGCGGCCACGCCGGCCGCCGAGCCGGTCGTGGTGGGCTTCCGCGAGCAGGCGCAGAAGATCGCCGTCGGCGTGCACGCGCTCTTCGACCGGGCCGTCGAGGAGAACACCAGCATGCTGATCGAGGGCGCGAACCTGGTTCCGGGAATGCTCGACCTCGAGCGCTATCGCGATCGCGCGCACGTCTCGTTCATCATGACCGGAACGCTCGACCGCGAGGCGTACCGAAGCCGGTTCTCGACCCGCTCCGCCAAGGCGCGCGGCCGCTCGGCCGATCGCTACCTGGAGCACTTCGACGACATCCTGACGATCCAGAACTACCTTCTGGCCGAAGCGGAGCGCCACGCGCTTCCGATCGTCGACAACGTGCACTTCGATACCGCCGTGGTGTCGGTGATCCGCTCGGTGATCGCGACGCTGCCGCCGGCACGAGCGAGGGGTCAGGAGGGGGAGGCGTGCTAGGCGTGGGATTTCGGATCGGGCTCTGCGCGCTGGCCCTCGCGCTCTCGGCGTGCGGGACGCTCAGCGTCCAGGAAGAGAAGCAGATGGGCGCGCAGGCGCAGTCCCAGCTGCGCAAGCAGCTCACCTTCGTGCGCGACCCGGTCACGGTGAGCTACGTGCGCAAGCTCGGCGAGAACCTGGCCGCCGCGGCGCGACCGTCGCCGTTCGAGTTCCGCTTCTACGTCGTCGAGGACGAGACGCTGAACGCCTTCGCGATCCCGGGCGGGGCGATGTACGTGAACACCGGCCTGATCCAGGCCGTCGACAACTCCGCCGAGCTCGCGGGAGTGCTCGCCCACGAGATGGGGCACGTCACGGCGCGTCACGTCGCGCAGATGGCCAACCGCAGCCGCAACACCGGCTTCGTCGCGAACATCTTCTACATGCTCGTCGCGATCCTGACCGGCAACCCGTACCTCGCCAACGCGGGCGGGCTCGCCGGCTCGGTCGCCGGTCAGGCGTACATGAACACGTACACGCGCGACGCGGAGCGCGAGGCGGACGCGCTGGCGGTCGAGACGCTGGTTCACGCGGGCTGGAATCCCGAGGCGCTGGTCACGATGTTCGAGACGCTGAAGAAGGAGTCGGGCGGATTCAGCGGACCGCAGTTCCTCTCCAGTCACCCGGCCACGGACGAGCGGATCGCCAACGTGCAGCGCGACATCGCGAAGTA
This genomic interval from Deltaproteobacteria bacterium contains the following:
- a CDS encoding peptidase M48 is translated as MGFRIGLCALALALSACGTLSVQEEKQMGAQAQSQLRKQLTFVRDPVTVSYVRKLGENLAAAARPSPFEFRFYVVEDETLNAFAIPGGAMYVNTGLIQAVDNSAELAGVLAHEMGHVTARHVAQMANRSRNTGFVANIFYMLVAILTGNPYLANAGGLAGSVAGQAYMNTYTRDAEREADALAVETLVHAGWNPEALVTMFETLKKESGGFSGPQFLSSHPATDERIANVQRDIAKYPGTAKLRLDDGKLPIIQERLKLIVGTDREESADDEEGESDEE